In Candidatus Defluviilinea proxima, a single genomic region encodes these proteins:
- a CDS encoding MBL fold metallo-hydrolase, giving the protein MKRFVFSIFVIALIASILSACAAPTEAPTATPLPAPTETATPEPQPAITLYYQGNAQFEIVSPEGIHVWFDVIDTGQFTAQPTANDVLLTTHAHTDHYDAKLAESFPGQQLTFQEGEITSSDVKVKSIVAAHNSYDPLTPADKGTNYIEIVDVAGLRIAHFGDIGQDALTDEQLQELGDVDIAITQFENSYSDMTVENKKGFNLMDQLKPKLIIPTAHANQAGIALAVEKWKGYVYTDTGGVSITKADIPAEQSILIFGPLAYAYQSMFKLPSW; this is encoded by the coding sequence ATGAAGCGTTTTGTATTTTCTATTTTTGTGATCGCACTGATCGCAAGCATTCTCAGCGCCTGTGCCGCACCGACGGAGGCTCCTACCGCCACCCCACTCCCTGCGCCAACAGAGACGGCCACACCAGAGCCTCAGCCAGCCATCACGCTCTACTATCAGGGTAACGCCCAGTTTGAAATTGTCAGCCCTGAAGGTATACACGTTTGGTTCGATGTCATTGACACGGGTCAGTTTACAGCCCAACCAACGGCAAATGATGTACTCCTGACCACGCACGCCCATACCGATCATTACGATGCTAAGCTGGCGGAATCTTTCCCGGGCCAACAACTTACCTTTCAAGAAGGCGAAATCACTTCATCTGATGTAAAAGTAAAGTCCATTGTCGCTGCGCACAATTCGTACGATCCGTTGACACCCGCCGATAAAGGCACCAACTACATTGAGATCGTTGACGTGGCGGGTCTGCGCATCGCTCACTTCGGCGATATCGGGCAAGATGCATTGACCGATGAACAACTTCAGGAGTTGGGAGATGTGGACATTGCCATCACCCAATTCGAAAACAGCTACAGCGATATGACTGTTGAAAACAAAAAAGGCTTCAACTTGATGGACCAGTTGAAACCGAAGTTGATCATCCCTACCGCGCACGCGAATCAGGCAGGGATCGCTTTAGCCGTGGAAAAGTGGAAGGGCTATGTGTACACCGACACTGGCGGTGTGAGCATCACCAAAGCCGATATTCCTGCAGAGCAGAGCATTCTCATCTTTGGCCCGCTGGCGTACGCGTACCAATCCATGTTCAAATTGCCCAGCTGGTAA
- a CDS encoding transglutaminase domain-containing protein, which yields MNKAVKRLLFISLGVIAMLVTTGTAFNWYLSSRSYDPNYDYLSVLKSSPAYDYTEKADVTFSYQSKDDPGLVNLRELYHLGTIAGTGTDLEKSQNMLKWVQETIRHDGSYPLPSKRDAISLIEYTQSSGHGLNCRGLAIVLSESLLSVGVKARFVELLPRDFSSESHVVTLAYLSELDQWMYLDPTYQAYFVDETNHYLDIAEIRSGLITGSLLQANSSINYNGGPVDVDYLHYLAKNFYRFASPQVSAFGIDSSPDRKMVTLNPMGNDSGRRNPFAKNQVIHNPDVFWAKP from the coding sequence ATGAACAAAGCAGTAAAACGTTTACTCTTCATCTCATTAGGCGTTATAGCTATGCTCGTAACAACTGGGACAGCCTTCAACTGGTATCTATCCAGCCGTTCGTATGATCCCAACTATGATTATCTGTCTGTGCTCAAGTCCTCGCCTGCATATGATTACACCGAAAAAGCTGATGTCACTTTTTCGTATCAATCGAAAGATGACCCCGGTCTTGTGAACTTACGAGAGCTGTATCATCTAGGCACTATCGCTGGCACAGGGACAGACCTTGAAAAATCACAGAACATGTTGAAATGGGTTCAGGAGACGATCAGGCATGATGGCAGTTACCCGCTTCCGTCGAAGAGAGACGCGATCTCACTCATTGAGTACACTCAAAGCTCGGGGCATGGATTAAATTGTAGAGGGCTGGCGATCGTCCTGTCGGAATCCTTATTAAGCGTTGGGGTCAAAGCCCGCTTCGTAGAACTTCTACCACGCGATTTTTCATCCGAGAGTCATGTGGTCACACTCGCCTATCTTTCAGAGTTAGATCAATGGATGTATCTCGACCCCACCTATCAGGCCTATTTTGTGGACGAGACGAATCATTATCTGGATATTGCTGAGATACGCTCTGGACTCATCACTGGAAGCCTTTTACAAGCGAACAGCTCGATCAATTACAACGGTGGGCCTGTGGACGTGGACTATCTGCATTATCTTGCGAAGAACTTTTATCGCTTCGCCAGCCCGCAGGTTTCTGCCTTTGGCATTGACTCGTCGCCCGATCGAAAAATGGTCACACTGAACCCGATGGGCAATGACAGCGGCAGAAGGAATCCATTTGCAAAGAATCAGGTGATCCATAACCCCGATGTTTTTTGGGCGAAACCATAA
- a CDS encoding CPBP family intramembrane metalloprotease, producing the protein MSTIEVQNKPSARQRRLTAILEVCGVYMVGQLIAFILMKVLGVEVQNPITVLTANPNADLLEMSKNMVSILFLQYGGIMSLALTIGWWHRKRRISEYGVTKAKQPILKQVGIGVVLFAVADLPVKLLVAIDHIIPLGAKAVTQNIASMLDWSDFRFWVFMAVGSFLLIPFVEEFFYRGYVQVRLGEDFDAPTAILVAALFFEFSHGQYYLTLSPWTVGMLLTGLFSSLAWGFVFYRTRSLIAPIVAHVLINFPTRGMADFLLPIAMLAIIVIYRKQIVEEFQTFGAMFKSDIVSKVGTALASIFMVIFAVIVATAEDMAILFSIVALVIALVLEVMEKRKLKQNEKLAKISS; encoded by the coding sequence ATGTCAACAATTGAGGTACAAAACAAGCCATCCGCCCGACAACGCCGCTTGACCGCCATACTTGAAGTGTGTGGTGTGTATATGGTGGGACAATTAATCGCATTTATTCTCATGAAGGTATTGGGGGTCGAAGTACAGAATCCCATCACGGTGTTAACCGCCAACCCAAATGCAGACTTACTAGAGATGTCCAAGAATATGGTGTCCATACTCTTCTTGCAGTATGGCGGCATCATGTCCCTTGCATTGACGATCGGCTGGTGGCATCGCAAACGACGCATCTCCGAGTACGGTGTAACCAAAGCCAAACAACCCATCCTCAAACAAGTAGGGATCGGCGTTGTGCTTTTTGCCGTTGCGGACTTACCCGTCAAGTTACTCGTAGCCATTGACCATATCATTCCGCTTGGCGCAAAGGCTGTGACGCAAAATATCGCATCCATGTTGGACTGGAGCGATTTCAGATTCTGGGTCTTCATGGCAGTCGGCAGTTTCCTGCTGATCCCGTTTGTGGAAGAATTTTTCTATCGGGGGTATGTGCAGGTGCGTTTAGGTGAAGATTTTGACGCCCCTACGGCTATTCTAGTCGCGGCCTTATTCTTTGAATTCTCTCATGGGCAGTATTATCTTACGCTTTCCCCTTGGACAGTAGGAATGTTGCTCACAGGACTGTTCTCGTCGTTGGCATGGGGCTTTGTCTTTTACCGAACACGCTCCCTGATCGCGCCCATCGTAGCGCACGTCCTTATAAACTTCCCTACACGCGGAATGGCTGACTTCCTCTTACCCATCGCGATGCTTGCCATTATTGTGATCTACCGCAAGCAAATTGTCGAAGAATTCCAGACATTTGGCGCAATGTTCAAGTCGGATATCGTCTCAAAAGTTGGGACGGCACTGGCAAGCATTTTCATGGTCATCTTTGCAGTCATTGTTGCAACAGCCGAAGACATGGCTATCTTATTCAGTATCGTTGCTCTAGTCATTGCACTTGTGTTGGAAGTCATGGAAAAACGCAAGTTAAAACAAAACGAAAAGCTGGCAAAAATTTCATCATGA